The Kaustia mangrovi genome has a segment encoding these proteins:
- a CDS encoding 3-deoxy-manno-octulosonate cytidylyltransferase, translating to MASTRLPGKPLADIAGEAMIVHVWRRAMEAGIGRAVVAAAEPEIADAVRAAGGEAVLTAPDLASGSDRVHAAVAGLGPDGRFAYVVNIQGDLPTIAPETIRACLAPLADPAIDIATPVSLITDEAEIGNPNVVKAITRFADGETVARARDFRREIEAGERGPHYHHIGIYAYRRAALDRFVSLPESPREKAARLEQLRALDAGMTIAVALVDTVPFGVDTPADLERARMLLAARERTG from the coding sequence ATGGCATCGACACGTCTGCCGGGCAAGCCCCTTGCCGACATAGCCGGCGAGGCGATGATCGTCCATGTCTGGCGCCGCGCCATGGAGGCCGGCATCGGCCGCGCGGTCGTGGCGGCCGCCGAACCGGAGATCGCGGACGCCGTCAGGGCCGCCGGCGGCGAGGCCGTGCTCACCGCGCCGGATCTCGCCAGCGGATCGGACCGGGTGCATGCCGCTGTCGCCGGGCTCGGCCCCGACGGCCGCTTCGCCTATGTCGTCAACATCCAAGGCGACCTGCCGACCATCGCGCCGGAGACGATTCGCGCCTGCCTGGCGCCGCTCGCCGATCCGGCCATCGATATCGCCACGCCGGTGAGCCTCATCACCGACGAGGCGGAGATCGGCAATCCCAATGTGGTGAAGGCCATCACCCGCTTCGCTGATGGCGAGACCGTCGCCCGCGCGCGCGATTTCCGCCGCGAGATCGAGGCGGGGGAGCGGGGGCCGCATTACCACCATATCGGCATCTACGCCTATCGCCGCGCTGCGCTGGACCGCTTCGTCTCGCTGCCGGAAAGCCCGCGCGAGAAGGCGGCGCGGCTGGAGCAGCTACGCGCGCTCGACGCCGGCATGACCATCGCGGTTGCGCTCGTTGACACCGTTCCCTTCGGTGTCGATACTCCGGCCGATCTTGAACGGGCCCGGATGCTTCTGGCGGCGCGCGAACGCACCGGATAA
- a CDS encoding c-type cytochrome, producing MMDTFELNKIVGAVLFALLVAMGLGVVSDIVYNPHIPDQPGYALTIEQAESEGGTEEVKEEVPLAVLLNEADPANGEKQAKKCATCHTFEKGGPNKIGPNLYDVVGRPIASHEGFSYSSALQAKAEELGDWTYESLDHFVEKPQGFAQGTKMSFAGIRGETDRADLLVYLRSLSESPAPLPEMPADDSAAAEGADVDMPAAEDGAAEDGQEAAPAAEDGAAEGGQEAAPAAGDDAAQDGAEDQTPAENSSE from the coding sequence ATGATGGATACGTTCGAGCTCAACAAGATCGTCGGGGCGGTCCTGTTTGCCTTGCTCGTGGCCATGGGGCTCGGGGTGGTATCCGATATCGTCTACAACCCGCATATCCCCGACCAGCCGGGCTATGCGCTCACCATCGAACAGGCCGAGAGCGAGGGCGGCACCGAAGAGGTGAAGGAAGAGGTCCCGCTCGCTGTTCTGCTCAACGAGGCCGATCCCGCCAACGGCGAGAAGCAGGCCAAGAAATGCGCGACCTGCCACACGTTCGAGAAGGGCGGTCCGAACAAGATCGGTCCGAACCTCTACGATGTGGTCGGTCGTCCCATCGCCTCCCACGAGGGCTTCTCCTATTCCTCCGCGCTCCAGGCGAAGGCAGAAGAGCTCGGCGACTGGACCTACGAGTCGCTCGACCATTTCGTGGAGAAGCCGCAGGGCTTCGCCCAGGGCACCAAGATGAGCTTCGCGGGCATCAGGGGCGAGACGGACCGCGCCGACCTGCTCGTCTATCTGCGCTCGCTGTCGGAGAGCCCGGCGCCGCTGCCGGAAATGCCGGCCGACGATTCCGCCGCCGCGGAAGGCGCCGATGTGGACATGCCGGCCGCAGAGGATGGTGCCGCGGAAGACGGCCAGGAGGCCGCGCCGGCTGCAGAGGACGGTGCCGCCGAGGGCGGCCAGGAGGCCGCGCCGGCGGCCGGCGACGATGCCGCGCAGGACGGCGCCGAGGATCAGACACCGGCGGAAAACAGCAGCGAATAA
- a CDS encoding extracellular solute-binding protein codes for MRMTRRKALSLLGAGAGLPFLPVPGLMTPARAQAGGWHHGLSLFGDLKYGPDFKHFDYVDPDAPKGGRLRMATYQPFDSLNVVPPRGSVAPGVGLIYDSLMTSSLDEVSTEYGLVADGAEIADDISWVTYRLREGGRWHDGEPITPADVLFSFDALKTHHPLYHHYYQNVVKAEQTGDREVTFTFDQTGNRELPNIVGQITVLPKHYWDGKDAKGNPRDITKTTLDVPLGSGAYRIKQVIPGRTIVYERVPDYWGAELPVNIGRNNLDEIRYEVYRDLQVAFEAFKADALDFFVEATSKNWVSGYDFPAVKRGDVVQEAFPQMSRATGRLQAWVFNLRRKKFQDRRVRRAFNLALDFETMNETFFYGLYERIDSYFDGTELAATGVPEGLELEILEKVRDKVPEALFTEPYENPVGGSPKAVRRNLREALKLLEEAGWVVKNRRLVNAETGEPFTVQFLSDDPRSERTVGFYKKNLERLGMDVSLRVVDSSQYQNRLRSFDFDIISVVKLQSLSPGNEQRNYWGSESADVPGSDNEMGIKNPAVDYLIDRIIYAENREELVAATHALDRVLLWNDYVVPQWISGEIWTARWNRYSHPDPLPEYSFGFPSIWWYDKDKAAAIGGEG; via the coding sequence ATGCGCATGACGCGACGCAAAGCGCTCTCACTGCTCGGTGCCGGTGCCGGGCTGCCGTTTCTGCCGGTTCCCGGCCTGATGACGCCGGCACGCGCGCAGGCCGGCGGATGGCATCACGGCCTTTCGCTGTTCGGCGATCTCAAATACGGGCCGGACTTCAAGCATTTCGATTATGTCGATCCGGACGCCCCGAAGGGCGGGCGCCTGCGCATGGCGACCTACCAGCCCTTCGACAGCCTGAATGTCGTGCCGCCACGGGGCTCCGTCGCCCCGGGAGTGGGGCTGATCTACGACTCGCTGATGACATCCTCGCTCGACGAGGTGTCCACGGAATACGGCCTCGTGGCAGACGGCGCGGAGATCGCGGACGATATCTCCTGGGTCACCTACCGTCTGCGCGAGGGAGGCCGCTGGCACGACGGCGAGCCGATCACGCCGGCGGACGTGCTGTTCTCCTTCGACGCGCTGAAGACGCACCACCCACTCTATCACCACTATTACCAGAACGTGGTGAAGGCCGAGCAGACCGGCGACCGGGAGGTGACCTTCACCTTCGACCAGACCGGCAATCGCGAGCTGCCCAACATCGTCGGCCAGATCACGGTGCTCCCGAAGCACTATTGGGACGGCAAGGATGCCAAGGGCAATCCGCGCGACATCACCAAGACCACGCTCGATGTGCCGCTGGGATCGGGCGCCTACCGCATCAAGCAGGTCATTCCGGGCCGCACAATCGTCTATGAGCGGGTGCCGGACTATTGGGGCGCGGAGCTGCCCGTCAATATAGGACGGAACAATCTCGACGAGATCCGCTACGAGGTCTATCGCGACCTCCAGGTCGCTTTCGAGGCCTTCAAGGCCGACGCGCTCGACTTCTTCGTCGAGGCCACCTCGAAGAACTGGGTCTCCGGCTACGACTTCCCGGCGGTGAAGCGCGGCGACGTGGTCCAGGAGGCGTTCCCGCAGATGTCGCGGGCCACGGGCCGGCTGCAGGCCTGGGTGTTCAACCTGCGACGCAAGAAGTTCCAGGATCGCCGGGTGCGGCGCGCCTTCAATCTCGCGCTCGATTTCGAGACCATGAACGAGACCTTCTTCTATGGCCTCTACGAGCGTATCGACAGCTATTTCGACGGCACGGAGCTCGCGGCGACGGGCGTGCCGGAGGGGCTCGAACTGGAGATCCTGGAGAAGGTGCGCGACAAGGTGCCCGAAGCGCTCTTCACCGAGCCCTACGAGAACCCTGTCGGCGGTTCGCCCAAGGCCGTCCGGCGCAATCTGCGCGAGGCGCTCAAGCTGCTCGAGGAGGCCGGCTGGGTGGTGAAGAACCGCAGGCTCGTGAATGCGGAGACGGGCGAGCCCTTCACCGTGCAGTTCCTGTCCGACGATCCGCGCTCGGAGCGCACTGTGGGCTTCTACAAGAAGAACCTGGAGCGGCTCGGCATGGACGTGTCGCTGCGCGTGGTCGATTCCTCGCAGTACCAGAACAGGCTGCGCTCGTTCGATTTCGATATCATCTCCGTCGTCAAGCTCCAGTCTCTCTCGCCGGGCAACGAGCAGCGCAACTACTGGGGATCGGAGTCCGCCGACGTGCCCGGCTCGGACAACGAGATGGGCATCAAGAACCCGGCAGTGGACTACCTGATCGACCGGATCATCTATGCGGAGAACCGCGAGGAGCTGGTCGCGGCGACCCATGCGCTCGACCGGGTGCTCCTGTGGAACGACTATGTCGTGCCCCAGTGGATTTCCGGCGAGATCTGGACGGCGCGCTGGAACCGCTATTCCCATCCCGATCCGTTGCCGGAATACAGCTTCGGCTTTCCGTCCATCTGGTGGTACGACAAGGACAAGGCCGCCGCGATCGGTGGCGAGGGATAG
- a CDS encoding extracellular solute-binding protein produces MSGPSVTRRCVLKGTGALAALPVLPRMADAAGEDRHGLSAFGDLKYPPDFAHFDYVNPDAPKGGVLSTVPSSWGWNQSPLTFNTLNTLVLKGDAPVGLDIIYDSLMTRATDEPDAVYGLVARSVRISGDGNLYTFLLRPEARFHDGSPLTADDVVFSLLTLKEKGHPAVSQSIRDMVEVSRDGDRAVTVRLADDHSRGLPMLVASLPIVSRAWYETRDFAASTLERPLASGPYKVGAFEPGRFIEYKRAGNYWARDLPVNRGRYNFDIYRVEFFRDRDVAFEAFKAKTYLLREEFSSKSWATQYDFPAIADGRVVQDTIPDNRPSGAQGYFLNTRRPQFSDRRVREALIYAFDFEWANENLFYGLYKRTHSFFQNSDMMAQGEPGEAELALLEPYRGQVPDEVFGEPFSPPVTDGSGRDRGSLRHAKRLLQEAGWTVSDGALRNAAGEPFTIEFLEDDPSFERVTMPYVRRLERLGIQARIRTVDPAQFQSRLKDFDYDVVVRRYAMPQTPDEGIKRFWSSADADVPGSDNLSGIKDPVVDALTETMIRAKTREEMVAAARALDRVLRAGRYWVPHWYKGTHTLAYWDAFERPETKPAYERGIVTTWWSRTGGDAAGDGGARG; encoded by the coding sequence ATGAGCGGACCGTCCGTCACCCGGCGATGCGTGCTCAAGGGCACGGGCGCCCTGGCCGCGTTGCCCGTCTTGCCCCGGATGGCAGACGCGGCCGGCGAGGACCGCCACGGCCTGTCGGCCTTCGGCGACCTGAAATATCCGCCGGACTTCGCCCATTTCGACTATGTGAACCCCGACGCGCCGAAGGGCGGCGTGCTCTCCACCGTGCCGTCGAGCTGGGGCTGGAACCAGAGCCCGCTCACCTTCAACACGCTCAACACGCTCGTCCTGAAGGGCGACGCGCCGGTCGGGCTCGATATCATCTATGACAGCCTGATGACGCGCGCGACCGACGAGCCGGACGCGGTCTACGGCCTCGTCGCGCGGAGCGTGCGGATCTCCGGCGACGGCAATCTCTACACCTTCCTTCTGCGCCCGGAGGCGCGGTTCCACGACGGATCGCCGCTGACCGCCGACGATGTCGTCTTCTCGCTCCTGACGCTCAAGGAGAAGGGCCATCCCGCCGTCAGCCAGTCGATCCGCGACATGGTGGAGGTCTCCCGCGATGGCGACCGCGCCGTGACCGTGCGTCTGGCCGACGACCACAGCCGCGGCCTTCCCATGCTCGTCGCCTCCCTGCCCATCGTGTCGCGCGCCTGGTACGAGACGCGCGATTTCGCCGCCAGCACGCTGGAGCGGCCGCTGGCGAGCGGGCCCTACAAGGTGGGCGCCTTCGAGCCCGGGCGCTTTATCGAGTACAAGCGCGCGGGCAATTACTGGGCCCGCGACCTGCCGGTCAATCGCGGGCGGTACAATTTCGACATCTACCGCGTGGAGTTCTTCCGCGACCGGGACGTGGCGTTCGAGGCTTTCAAGGCCAAGACCTATCTCCTGCGCGAGGAGTTCTCGTCGAAGAGCTGGGCGACGCAATACGATTTTCCCGCGATCGCCGACGGCCGGGTCGTGCAAGACACCATTCCCGACAACCGCCCTTCCGGCGCGCAGGGCTATTTCCTGAATACCCGCCGCCCGCAATTCTCCGACCGGCGGGTGCGCGAGGCGCTCATCTACGCCTTCGATTTCGAATGGGCCAATGAGAACCTGTTCTACGGGCTCTACAAGCGGACCCATTCCTTCTTCCAGAACTCCGACATGATGGCGCAGGGCGAGCCCGGCGAAGCGGAGCTTGCGCTGCTCGAGCCCTATCGCGGCCAGGTGCCGGACGAGGTGTTCGGCGAGCCCTTCTCCCCGCCCGTCACCGACGGGTCGGGCCGCGACCGCGGCTCCCTGCGCCACGCCAAGAGGCTGCTTCAGGAGGCGGGCTGGACGGTCAGCGACGGCGCCTTGCGCAATGCGGCGGGCGAGCCCTTCACGATCGAGTTCCTGGAGGACGATCCGAGCTTCGAGCGCGTGACCATGCCCTATGTGCGGCGGCTGGAGCGGCTCGGCATCCAGGCGCGCATCCGCACGGTCGATCCCGCCCAGTTCCAGTCGCGCCTGAAGGATTTCGACTACGACGTCGTCGTCAGGCGCTATGCCATGCCGCAGACGCCCGACGAGGGCATCAAGAGGTTCTGGAGCTCCGCCGACGCCGACGTGCCGGGCAGCGACAATCTCTCCGGCATCAAGGATCCGGTGGTCGACGCGCTGACGGAGACCATGATCCGCGCCAAGACCCGCGAGGAGATGGTCGCCGCCGCCCGCGCGCTCGACCGCGTGCTGCGCGCGGGCCGGTACTGGGTGCCGCACTGGTACAAGGGCACGCATACGCTGGCCTATTGGGATGCGTTCGAGAGGCCTGAGACCAAGCCGGCCTACGAGCGCGGCATCGTGACCACCTGGTGGTCGCGCACCGGCGGCGACGCGGCGGGCGACGGGGGCGCGCGCGGATGA
- a CDS encoding microcin C ABC transporter permease YejB — protein sequence MTAYIVRRLLLMVPTILGIMLISFVIVQFAPGGPVERVLAQISGSDVAATARISGGTGGDGGGGGGVSSSGGGESITSKYRGARGLDPEFIRQLEEQFGFDKPAHERFLLMLKNFITFDFGQSYFRDISVIDLILEKMPVSVSLGLWMTVLSYMISIPLGIAKAMHDGTRFDVWTSAVVIVGYAIPGFLFAVLLIVLFAGGSFFDIFPLRGLVSDNWDSLAWYDKILDYLWHLVLPIAALAIGAFATTTLLTKNSFLDEIRKQYVMTARAKGLTERQVLYGHVFRNAMLIIIAGFPGAFISAFFTGSLLIETIFSLDGLGLLSFESIVNRDYPVVFATLYIFSLLGLVVNLISDLTYTWVDPRIDFETREV from the coding sequence ATGACGGCCTATATCGTCAGGCGCCTCCTGCTCATGGTGCCCACCATTCTGGGTATCATGCTTATCAGCTTCGTTATCGTGCAGTTCGCGCCGGGCGGTCCGGTGGAACGCGTGCTGGCCCAGATCTCCGGGTCCGATGTCGCAGCGACCGCACGCATCTCCGGCGGCACGGGCGGCGACGGGGGCGGTGGCGGCGGTGTCAGCAGCTCCGGCGGCGGCGAGAGCATCACGTCGAAATACCGCGGGGCGCGCGGCCTCGATCCGGAATTCATCCGCCAGCTCGAAGAGCAGTTCGGCTTCGACAAGCCGGCGCATGAGCGCTTCCTGCTGATGCTGAAGAACTTCATCACCTTCGATTTCGGCCAGAGCTATTTCCGCGACATATCGGTGATCGACCTCATACTGGAGAAGATGCCGGTCTCGGTGTCGCTCGGCCTGTGGATGACCGTCCTGTCCTACATGATCTCCATCCCGCTCGGCATCGCCAAGGCGATGCACGACGGCACGCGCTTCGATGTATGGACCAGCGCGGTGGTGATCGTGGGCTACGCGATCCCGGGCTTCCTGTTCGCTGTGCTGCTGATCGTGCTGTTCGCCGGGGGCTCGTTCTTCGATATCTTCCCCTTGCGCGGCCTCGTCTCCGACAACTGGGACAGCCTCGCCTGGTACGACAAGATCCTCGACTATCTCTGGCACCTCGTGCTGCCCATCGCCGCGCTCGCCATCGGCGCCTTCGCGACGACGACGCTGTTGACCAAGAACTCCTTCCTCGACGAGATCCGCAAGCAATATGTGATGACCGCGCGCGCCAAGGGGCTGACCGAGCGCCAGGTGCTCTACGGCCATGTCTTCCGCAACGCCATGCTGATCATCATCGCGGGCTTTCCGGGCGCCTTCATCTCGGCCTTCTTCACGGGCTCGCTGCTGATCGAGACGATCTTCTCGCTCGACGGGCTGGGGCTGCTCTCGTTTGAGTCCATCGTCAACCGCGACTATCCGGTCGTCTTCGCCACGCTCTACATCTTCAGCCTGCTCGGGCTGGTGGTGAACCTCATCTCCGACCTCACCTATACTTGGGTCGATCCGCGCATCGACTTCGAGACGCGCGAGGTGTGA
- a CDS encoding ABC transporter permease — protein MEARKDRPEDHEGALAAGSAEALHATPERTGWLSPINQRRLDNFKANRRGYWSFWIFLVLFLVTLFAEFIANDRPLLVEYGGEYYFPIFEAYPETVFGGDFETEADYRDPFVQDLIQEDGGWIVWPLIPYSYDTINLDLPVPAPAPPSAENWLGTDDQGRDVVARVIYGFRISVLFGLTLTVVSSFIGVVAGAVQGYFGGWTDLIFQRVIEIWTSIPALYLLIIIASVIEPNFWILLGILLLFSWVALVGVVRAEFLRGRNLEFVTAARAMGHTNLVIMFRHLLPNAMVATLTFMPFILNGSITTLTSLDFLGFGLPPGSPSLGELLAQGKANLQAPWLGISGFVVIALMLSLLIFIGEAVRDAFDPRKTYQ, from the coding sequence ATGGAGGCACGCAAGGACAGGCCCGAAGATCACGAGGGCGCGCTCGCGGCAGGCTCCGCCGAAGCGCTTCATGCCACGCCCGAACGCACCGGCTGGCTCTCCCCGATCAACCAGCGCCGGCTGGATAATTTCAAGGCCAACCGGCGCGGCTACTGGTCCTTCTGGATCTTCCTCGTCCTGTTCCTGGTGACGCTGTTTGCGGAGTTCATCGCCAATGACCGCCCGCTCCTGGTGGAATATGGCGGCGAGTACTATTTCCCGATCTTCGAGGCCTATCCCGAGACCGTCTTCGGCGGCGATTTCGAAACGGAAGCGGACTATCGCGATCCCTTCGTCCAGGACCTCATCCAGGAGGATGGCGGCTGGATCGTCTGGCCGCTCATCCCCTACAGCTACGACACGATCAATCTGGACCTGCCGGTGCCCGCGCCCGCGCCGCCCTCGGCGGAGAACTGGCTGGGCACGGACGATCAGGGCCGCGACGTGGTGGCGCGCGTCATCTACGGCTTCCGCATATCGGTCCTGTTCGGGCTGACGCTGACCGTCGTCTCCTCCTTCATCGGCGTGGTGGCCGGTGCCGTGCAGGGCTATTTCGGCGGCTGGACGGATCTCATCTTCCAGCGCGTCATCGAGATCTGGACATCGATCCCGGCGCTCTATCTCCTGATCATCATCGCCTCGGTGATCGAGCCGAATTTCTGGATCCTGCTCGGCATCCTGCTGCTGTTCTCCTGGGTCGCGCTTGTCGGCGTGGTCAGGGCGGAGTTCCTGCGCGGGCGCAATCTGGAGTTCGTCACGGCCGCGCGCGCCATGGGCCATACCAATCTCGTCATCATGTTCCGCCACCTCCTGCCCAACGCCATGGTGGCCACCCTCACTTTCATGCCGTTCATCCTCAACGGTTCGATCACCACGCTCACCTCGCTCGACTTCCTGGGCTTCGGCCTGCCGCCGGGCTCGCCCTCGCTCGGCGAGCTTCTGGCGCAGGGCAAGGCGAACCTGCAGGCGCCGTGGCTCGGCATTTCGGGCTTCGTCGTGATCGCGCTGATGCTGAGCCTGCTGATCTTCATCGGCGAGGCCGTGCGCGACGCCTTCGATCCGAGGAAGACCTACCAATGA
- a CDS encoding ABC transporter ATP-binding protein, which yields MSANAGDTLLQVQDLSVAFRQGGGETLAVDRVSFDVKPGETVALVGESGSGKTVSALSVMRLLPYPSARHPSGLIRFKGTDVLKADDRTMRGIRGNDIAMIFQEPMSSLNPLHSVERQIGEVLTLHQGMSDAKARNRVLELLDIVGIPDPETRLKSYPHQLSGGQRQRVMIAMALANEPDLLIADEPTTALDVTIQAQILELLKRLQKELGMAMLLITHDLGIVRKMAERVNVMTHGRIVEQGPTEQIFDRPEHAYTKSLLSAEPKGEPPGTDSTGTVVMETDDLKVWFPIRRGLFKRTVGYVKAVDGVTVKIREGETLGVVGESGSGKTSLGLAIMRLISSKGRIAYIGRPIEALNARQMRPLRKDLQIVFQDPYGSLSPRMSIAQIVGEGLLVQDRGLPYDEQRERIAQSLREVGIDPAAMDRYPHEFSGGQRQRIAVARAMVLKPRFVMLDEPTSALDMSVQAQIVDLLRDLQKRHRLAYLFISHDLRVVRALANEVVVMRDGQVVEQGEATTIFEAPRTDYTRALMAAAFDLETAPAGIVAE from the coding sequence ATGAGCGCGAACGCGGGCGACACGCTTCTTCAGGTGCAGGACCTGTCGGTCGCCTTCCGGCAGGGCGGCGGGGAGACGCTCGCCGTCGACCGCGTCTCCTTCGACGTCAAGCCGGGCGAGACGGTGGCGCTCGTGGGCGAGTCGGGCTCCGGCAAGACGGTGAGCGCGCTCTCCGTCATGCGGCTCCTGCCCTATCCCTCCGCGCGCCACCCGTCCGGGCTCATCCGCTTCAAGGGCACCGACGTGCTCAAGGCCGACGACCGCACCATGCGCGGCATCCGCGGCAACGACATCGCGATGATCTTCCAGGAGCCCATGAGCTCGCTGAACCCGCTGCATTCCGTTGAGCGCCAGATCGGCGAGGTTCTGACGCTGCATCAGGGCATGAGCGACGCGAAGGCCCGCAATCGTGTTCTGGAGCTTCTGGACATTGTCGGCATTCCCGACCCCGAGACCCGGCTGAAGAGCTATCCCCACCAGCTCTCCGGCGGCCAGCGCCAGCGCGTCATGATCGCCATGGCGCTCGCCAACGAGCCCGATCTCCTGATCGCTGACGAGCCGACCACGGCGCTCGACGTGACCATCCAGGCGCAGATCCTGGAGCTGCTCAAGCGGCTCCAGAAGGAGCTCGGCATGGCCATGCTGCTCATCACCCACGATCTCGGTATCGTGCGCAAGATGGCCGAGCGCGTGAATGTCATGACGCATGGCAGGATCGTGGAGCAGGGGCCGACGGAGCAGATCTTCGACCGGCCCGAACACGCCTATACGAAAAGCCTCCTGTCGGCGGAGCCCAAGGGCGAGCCGCCCGGCACCGACAGCACCGGCACCGTGGTCATGGAGACCGACGACCTCAAGGTCTGGTTCCCGATCCGGCGCGGTCTCTTCAAGCGCACGGTCGGCTATGTGAAGGCGGTCGACGGCGTGACGGTGAAGATCCGCGAGGGCGAGACGCTGGGCGTGGTCGGCGAATCGGGCTCCGGCAAGACCTCGCTCGGGCTCGCCATCATGCGCCTCATCTCCTCGAAGGGGCGTATCGCCTATATCGGCCGGCCCATCGAGGCGCTCAATGCGCGCCAGATGCGGCCGCTGCGCAAGGATCTCCAGATCGTCTTCCAGGATCCCTACGGCTCGCTCAGCCCGCGCATGTCGATCGCGCAGATCGTCGGGGAGGGTCTGCTCGTGCAGGACAGGGGGCTGCCTTACGACGAGCAGCGCGAGCGCATCGCCCAGTCCTTAAGGGAAGTCGGCATCGATCCGGCGGCGATGGACCGTTACCCCCACGAATTCTCCGGGGGTCAGCGCCAGCGCATCGCGGTCGCGCGCGCCATGGTGCTCAAGCCCCGCTTCGTCATGCTGGACGAACCGACCAGCGCGCTCGACATGTCCGTCCAGGCCCAGATCGTCGACCTCCTGCGCGATCTCCAGAAGCGCCACAGGCTCGCCTACCTCTTCATCAGCCACGATCTCAGGGTGGTGCGCGCGCTGGCCAACGAGGTGGTGGTGATGCGCGATGGCCAGGTGGTGGAGCAGGGCGAGGCCACGACGATCTTCGAGGCGCCGCGCACCGACTATACCAGGGCGCTCATGGCCGCCGCCTTCGATCTCGAAACCGCCCCGGCGGGCATCGTCGCGGAATAG
- a CDS encoding 2-hydroxyacid dehydrogenase gives MAILYLISGWQTDHWVSAMRELAPERDVRLWPDAGALSEIDYVLAWKPLTGVFKTLPNLKAIFSLGAGVDAIMADPDLPGVPVARIVDPDLTMRMTEYVVLHVLMHHRQQRRYDAVQARREWRPLDQPPANAVRVGIMGLGALGRDAAEKLRDLGFDVAGWSRSPKRVEGVACFAGDDGLKPFLARTDILVCLLPHTPETEGLIDRKLIAGLARDGAIEGPALINAARGKLQVEADILAALDDGTLAHATLDVFETEPLPQESPFWTHPRVTLTPHVASDSDPLSLTRNILAQIERFEAGQPLENLVDRNRGY, from the coding sequence ATGGCGATCCTCTATCTGATCAGCGGCTGGCAGACCGATCACTGGGTGTCCGCGATGCGCGAGCTCGCGCCGGAGCGCGACGTGCGCCTGTGGCCCGATGCCGGCGCGCTGTCGGAGATCGATTATGTGCTCGCCTGGAAGCCGCTGACAGGCGTGTTCAAGACACTGCCGAACCTCAAGGCGATCTTCTCGCTCGGCGCCGGCGTCGACGCCATCATGGCCGATCCGGACCTGCCGGGCGTCCCCGTGGCGCGCATCGTCGATCCCGATCTCACCATGCGCATGACGGAATATGTCGTGCTGCATGTGCTGATGCATCACCGCCAGCAGCGCAGATACGATGCGGTCCAGGCGCGCCGGGAATGGCGGCCGCTCGACCAGCCGCCGGCAAACGCGGTGCGCGTCGGCATCATGGGACTCGGCGCGCTTGGCCGTGACGCTGCGGAAAAACTGCGCGATCTGGGCTTCGACGTCGCCGGCTGGAGCCGCTCGCCGAAGCGTGTGGAGGGGGTGGCCTGCTTTGCCGGGGATGACGGGCTTAAGCCCTTCCTCGCCCGCACCGACATCCTTGTCTGCCTCCTGCCGCATACGCCGGAAACGGAGGGGCTGATCGACCGTAAGCTCATTGCGGGCCTCGCGCGCGACGGCGCGATCGAGGGGCCGGCGCTCATCAACGCCGCGCGCGGCAAGCTGCAGGTGGAGGCCGATATCCTCGCAGCCCTCGACGACGGCACGCTCGCCCATGCCACGCTCGACGTCTTCGAGACCGAGCCGCTGCCGCAGGAAAGCCCGTTCTGGACCCATCCGCGCGTGACGCTCACACCCCATGTGGCCAGCGATTCCGATCCGCTCTCGCTCACCCGCAATATCCTCGCCCAGATCGAGCGCTTCGAGGCCGGCCAGCCTCTGGAGAACCTCGTGGACCGCAACCGGGGCTATTGA
- a CDS encoding C40 family peptidase: protein MTNAPDPRLHPYRPDLAAAWLRGRVPAERFVEGQSYHVIAPALGLRRRPEPDAALLTEALMGERVRVFDERDGWAWVQIEEDGYVGYARAGSLAPEAQPATHRVSVPRTFLYPQPDVKSQPVTGVGLNARLAIAGTEGPFAVLADGRYVYARHVRPLRDYAQDYVAVAETLLHVPYLWGGKGFTGVDCSGLVQLALHAAGHPCPRDSDMQEAALGVPVDAHGFAALHRGDLVFWKGHVGLMVDGERFLHANGHHMQVVIEPLHEAVDRIARLYGNVTGIRRMVPE, encoded by the coding sequence ATGACCAATGCGCCCGATCCGCGCCTCCATCCCTACCGCCCCGATCTGGCCGCCGCCTGGCTCCGGGGCCGGGTGCCGGCCGAACGCTTCGTGGAGGGCCAGAGCTATCATGTCATCGCGCCCGCTCTCGGCCTGAGGCGCAGGCCCGAGCCCGACGCCGCGCTCCTGACCGAGGCGCTGATGGGCGAGCGCGTGCGCGTCTTCGACGAGCGCGACGGCTGGGCCTGGGTCCAGATCGAGGAGGACGGCTATGTCGGCTATGCACGCGCGGGCAGCCTCGCGCCGGAGGCCCAGCCGGCAACCCACCGCGTGAGCGTGCCTCGCACCTTCCTCTATCCGCAGCCGGACGTGAAGTCGCAGCCCGTCACGGGTGTCGGGCTCAATGCGCGGCTCGCCATTGCCGGCACCGAGGGCCCCTTCGCCGTGCTGGCCGACGGGCGCTATGTCTATGCCCGCCATGTGCGGCCTTTGCGCGACTATGCGCAGGACTATGTCGCCGTCGCGGAAACGCTGCTCCATGTTCCCTATCTGTGGGGCGGCAAGGGGTTTACGGGGGTCGACTGTTCGGGCCTCGTCCAGCTCGCGCTCCATGCCGCGGGCCATCCCTGCCCGCGCGACAGCGACATGCAGGAGGCCGCCCTCGGCGTGCCGGTCGACGCGCACGGTTTCGCCGCGCTCCACCGCGGCGATCTCGTCTTCTGGAAGGGCCATGTCGGCCTGATGGTCGACGGCGAGCGGTTTCTTCACGCCAACGGCCACCACATGCAGGTGGTGATCGAGCCGCTGCACGAGGCCGTCGACCGCATCGCCCGCCTCTACGGCAATGTCACCGGTATCCGCCGCATGGTGCCGGAGTGA